The Alphaproteobacteria bacterium genome includes a window with the following:
- a CDS encoding ImmA/IrrE family metallo-endopeptidase: MTKTFVGPQLRQLRRERRQTQAEMARVLGVSAGYVNLLENNERSLSLRVLMSLADNYGVEWRDMVADKTSNLLAELRSVIKDPMFSAYTPDLTELRAAIDHAPRLVEQFLHLYGIHRNALERLMRQGTNVTADRLLASSAEAAVHDFFRDNLNYFHDLEIAAEALRATEACEPDDTYAALKARLLNTHGIRIQRRATEEMTQALRVYDRENRVIYLSEALDFSNVVFQIAHVLCLVELRDLLNKLTSGRKITAGTSLARCHVELANYFAAAFLMPYEPFMRDAESMG, from the coding sequence ATGACCAAAACCTTCGTGGGACCACAGCTTCGGCAGCTCCGCCGCGAGCGCCGCCAGACCCAAGCCGAGATGGCTAGGGTGCTGGGCGTCAGTGCTGGCTACGTGAACCTGCTCGAGAATAACGAGCGAAGTCTATCGCTGCGCGTTCTCATGTCGCTCGCGGACAATTACGGCGTCGAATGGCGGGACATGGTCGCCGACAAGACCTCGAACCTGCTTGCCGAGCTACGCAGCGTCATCAAGGACCCCATGTTCTCGGCCTATACGCCGGACCTCACCGAGCTGCGCGCCGCCATCGATCATGCGCCGCGATTGGTCGAGCAGTTCCTCCATCTCTACGGCATTCATCGCAACGCCCTTGAGCGCCTGATGCGCCAGGGCACGAATGTGACCGCCGATCGCCTGCTCGCGAGCTCCGCCGAAGCGGCGGTGCACGACTTCTTCCGAGACAATTTGAACTACTTCCACGATCTCGAAATCGCCGCCGAAGCACTGCGCGCGACGGAAGCCTGCGAACCCGACGACACCTATGCCGCCTTGAAGGCGCGGCTTCTCAACACGCACGGCATTCGCATTCAGCGCCGCGCCACCGAGGAGATGACGCAAGCGCTGCGCGTCTATGACAGGGAAAACCGGGTCATCTATCTGTCCGAAGCGCTTGACTTCTCCAACGTGGTCTTCCAGATCGCCCATGTGCTGTGCCTGGTCGAGCTGCGGGATCTGCTCAACAAGCTGACCAGCGGCCGCAAAATCACCGCCGGAACGAGTTTGGCGCGCTGTCACGTCGAGCTCGCCAACTATTTCGCGGCGGCATTCCTGATGCCCTACGAGCCGTTTATGCGCGATGCGGAATCGATGGGCT